The genomic segment AACTATTCCGCACTTGCAGCTCGTACCGGCGGTCGCAACGGAAAAATCGGTGGCGTCCGCGGCCGACGATGAGGACGACGATGACGTCGCGGCCGCCGAAGTCGTCGTTTTGTTGTTGTCTACCGTGGCCGAAGGCGTTTTGTGATCGGCCGCTGCAACTTTGTGGTCGTCATAACTGGTTGCCGCGTGATGGTGACCGTTGCTGGATTCAGGCGTGGAGGCATCGGTGGCTGCGGCCATGGCAGTGGCATCGGCCGCGAATTGATGGTGATGGTGATGATGGTGATGATGGCCTACGAATGGTCCGAACGGTTTCTTCATCATCTGCTGAAGCGACTGGGTCGGCGGTGCCGGTGGCGGAGGTGGAACCGGACCGACGTAGTGCTGAGGCTGGAACTTACCGTACTCACCTCCACCGCCACCTCCATGGCCGTGGAAGTACGACGGCCCAGCGGCCGCGGCCGCCGCTGCCGCCGAGTACTGGTAGGCATTGGCAATGGCCGCTATGTCGGGCAGCGTGCCGTTGGCGTGGGCGCTGGCCGCGGCCGCCTGCAGCACCGTGGCCGCAAACGTCGGGTCCGTGTACACGGCATATGGCCACGCCATGGCAATCCTCTGTCGTTTGTCCTTCATCCGCCGGTTTTGAAACCACACCTGAAATCATTAACCGAGAATACGTGTTGACGTGTGACAGATAAACAACAACCAGGATGCAGTGTCAGGTATATGGAGTATAGTATACCAGGTAGTGTTGGCCAACGATATCGGTAATTCGatacgatatcgatatcgtgggtattttcttaataatttcgatatcgatatctaaaaataattatcgaaaATATCGCGATATCGGTGTAAATAATCGGGGCTCGGAATTTTACGGATGATTAAACACTTAACTGAGTACctaaacagtataaaataaaataatattttatcttattttattatattttatctttatattttattatatctgtaaaagtaaatactaaacGTAGATTATGATACGAggcgatattatatataaatttcccTACGATCAAGATCCTTTAAATTGGTGGAAAGAAAACGAATTAATACTCAGCTGTATCATTACTAGccaaaaaatacttaagtataGTGGCCACTAGTGTTCCCTGTGAACGGTTATTCCAGCAAAGCTGGAACAATCATTTCCAAGAAAAGAAATAGATTCAATCAActgttatttttgaattcatatttaaaatcgaATCCAAGTTCTGAAACATTGATGGAAAAACTGCTTGAAGAAgaaattttttgattaaatacattGGATTCTTTTAAacttgtacaaaataatttataattgttaattaatttacactcataatataatatgtattctatacatttaataagctttcaatacacttataatataatatgtattctatacttttaatgttttaatatgctTTGACATCGATATCGGTATTTTTCCGTTATCGCAATACGATGATATCggggaaaaaaatacaatatcgatattgaaaattatatcgttgGCCAACACTAATACCAGGTATATTTGCTAATGCATATGAACACTGCTGACACTGCTGACCGTTATCAagtaaaacagttattataatattgaagcaAATGTTTACGGTGCAAGGAATAAATAAAAagacaatgaaaataatacacttaatacgctatattaaaacattgataCATAATCAGCTTTTTCTATTGAGTTGGGTACTCCGAATAGTGTTGAACGTTAAAAGAATCACttaccaatatatttataactatccACATCACATTCTATGATTACAATAATTgcaactacatattattttacattatacattgtctggtaaaattatgtaggtagattAAAAATATCCCGGTTGTTAATTGGTCAAGGTTGCAGAAATTTAGaaggtttaaaatattacaaaaaagtaaaaacacttGTTGAAATGTTTTTTGGATATTCAACAATTAACACCAGTGGTAGATAAATAAAAGTTGAAGATCAAACAATACATTGAGACCTTATTTAGTAGACACAATATCAAAACAGTTATACAAAGTAGTAACATATAAACTAGGAAATCTACCAAACATGTAAGCCGAACTGAAAGAAATTGTTCTAACATTTCAGGTTAACCATCGAATAGGATGCATGTGTAACagttccaaaaataaaaatgtatgcaaaTCAGGTACAGTATAATGAACTTGGTCCAATATCAATAGAACGGATTTTGAATGTTGCGGGTCGCAGGACGAATATTGTTACagcttcaacatttttaattcgtcCTTGCATTTAAGAAAAAGGGTTAGCAATAGCTACAAATCAGGTTCAAAAATTGGAATTGGTCTAATACAACTATTCTTTAGAACGACGTTTTGTTATAGCacctgaatttaaatttaagtttttaataaaagataaattagatgcatatataaaaaaagatgcAAATTGACACAAATCAGGCACAAAAAAATTAGGTTTGTGATTTGGAAATGATGATTTTAAAAGTGCCAGGTAATATTTGCCTAACTATAGTTGTCTAGACGATGATTTGGACATGTTTGTAAAGTGTAAAGTGACTGCGATCGtcatagatttatatttataaataatattccgtacctacctatattaagaactattataatatgtaataataacactCCAGTATATACTTGtcaactatatgtctatatacctATGTCCCACTATATAATATCGCACTAGCTAGACCTATAAACACTATTTAAGCTGGTAGTAATATGGTGaacatatattagtataaaattaattacctttATCGTCGATTCAGGAAGATTTAATTCGGTGGCAAGCTCGCATCTTCTCGGCCTGGACACGtaattttctttgtaaaattCTTTTTCTAATCGAAGCAACTGTTCTCTTGTGAATGCTGTTCTATACCTTCTTATCGTTTGATCTGCCGTACCATctaatcattgattattatttattaataaattttaacagCATTTGGAGAATATTGAttgtttcaaaatttgttttactatagAGCACAGTAGCTATcagcatttttaataaattagataatattaaatggtacataatattatattggataatccaataataaactgttgtatctttatataatatatattacaccaATGGAAATTTCCGACGAATTATCCCGACtaagttattttaatgaatgCTTCTTTCGACCAGACATTTTTCCCTGCGGTAGCACTATCGTTGGATCCATTTTctcaaatatcataatattatgttattttttatgcttttcaataataaaatcattttcaatcaaattatgctaggactatattataatataactaacatGTAAAATGAGAAAGATTTTCCTAGACCattttggattttattataGGGCACCTAAAGTTTGTAAATCTACGAACGAACTTGACAAAAATCGTACGAATATGAACATCTTTATGatggtaatattgttattgcaaTTTCTGCATTGTACCGGTATGCCCGCATGATGGCGCTGGCCTGTTTGTCTGTAGATTTGCAAAGTTTAGTGACCAGAGAAAAATCCAGCAAATTGTTGATGACAGTTGTACAACTCTAGCATAATGACAGTAGTACTGGTGCCAATTTAACGGAcgtaatattacatacaataacGATCACACGGCGTTTAAGATAGGCTATTTAGCTACTCCATGGAAGTGGATTAATTAATTGTCCGTTACCTAAAAGAGTAAGATATTTGGAAAATAGACATGTCGATCTAATTGAACGTCACCGCAATGTAAACCGATCgtagaatatatttaaaatgtagatatatttttaaatctaacaattatttgatgaatgtttttaatgttCTAGATAGAAACGAAATCTCTACTTNNNNNNNNNNNNNNNNNNNNNNNNNNNNNNNNNNNNNNNNNNNNNNNNNNAATATGTTACatcaatataaatgtacaaattaagTGTAATAAAGTGTAATACTTGTTTGGGAGACATTCAAAATTCGCACATAAGcttgtttatatttaagtttttctaCGACGGCACGCATGATACAAGTATCTCAAgtcttaaactattaaattagaaTAAGTGATACAGGGTTTTTGAGAGTACTAAATGTCaatagaagaagaagaagaagaaataataatacagcgttattataaatacctacctaaccttACACAACATTAAaaaggtataaattaaatttattacaggtTCTACAGGTTCCAGAATAGACATATATAAATGTTAGAATACATTTTCGTAACGTcaatatttgacatttgtattaagatttaatgtatttaatatacctcttttgtttaaatattaagtttatgtaggctaaaaacatacaaaactataaaaccTATGTACCTAGTTGAAGCTTTTtaccaagtataaaaaaaatgcataaacgaatatagttaggtacctatcggcattggcgcaaatagggggggctttaggggctaagccctcccaaaaatatacatagcccccccaaacatttccttcctttttgttttaagcttgttaaatatttttaaaataaggctttagccccccccaaatcccaaacgctatttgcacctatgcCTATCGGGGAAATTGTTCCTATATACAGttacatacacatttttatatcagCAACGTACGTTCtagtaacataatacattttctgtaaatcattatttacacaatatcaaattcaaaattgacacctatgtaaaatttataaaatataaactccatttaatttttaattttagtatttatcagTGTAACGTAATCATTAATCACAATGTTTTAGatcattatatacaatttataatatcatttgttcttgttttaattaaagaaatttaaatgtaattttaaacataattttgctaaaattgttttattatagaatattattgtttaacacatATGTGtagatactataaatattttttttttttagtcaagccatggtaaagaatatttttatacaccacGATATTAGTGAAT from the Acyrthosiphon pisum isolate AL4f chromosome X, pea_aphid_22Mar2018_4r6ur, whole genome shotgun sequence genome contains:
- the LOC100162399 gene encoding segmentation protein even-skipped-like translates to MKDKRQRIAMAWPYAVYTDPTFAATVLQAAAASAHANGTLPDIAAIANAYQYSAAAAAAAAGPSYFHGHGGGGGGEYGKFQPQHYVGPVPPPPPAPPTQSLQQMMKKPFGPFVGHHHHHHHHHQFAADATAMAAATDASTPESSNGHHHAATSYDDHKVAAADHKTPSATVDNNKTTTSAAATSSSSSSSAADATDFSVATAGTSCKCGIVDCVLTTSGKPVNNNGATEESTTPATADRGLPSQPFFMTSGATETGRDDIQSAECSLAVHKHVYHKEYAKNKLFQPYKSDVTTAKLNL